GTTATCATTACCCACAAGGAGTCACACCACCGTTTGAGTTGAGGCTCTCAAATGGTTCGAATTCACATGTGACTTTCCTCAACTCAAAATAGAACGAAGAGACAGGCAAGAACAAAATTCCGGTTTCATCCCGTCACGATCTAGCGCTGTCCCGGAAGCCCTGACTATCAAACCCGTCAGACTGACTTTAGAAAATGAACATCGCGTGAGGAAATCTCTCGAATTCCGGAAGTCCAAGGCCCCGTTCTGTTCCTCACAGGAAACCACTGAGTGATGACCATCACCCCATTCCACGTCTTGCATCAATCCGGAGCTTTACTGAACAATTGCCTTCATGGAGGAAACACCATCGGCGGGCTTTTCATTCCGGCCGATCTTGAGCTCAACAGCAGCATTCCCACATCTGCGGATGACCGAAGGGGACTTTCATCCCCCTCGGAAACGAGCAGTGCGGATTCATAAAGAGGAGAACAATCAATGAGAATTACCCCCTTGTCACAACGAACAACGCGACGTTCCCGTCTTGTCAGGACTGGCGCGTTTGCATTCCTCGGTCTCGTCTTAATCCTCAGTCAACTCGCCAGTCCTTCCCCTATTCAGGCTGCATCGAGCAGCATCGTGATCAGCCAGGTCTATGGGGGCGGCGGCAATTCGGGTGCAACCTTAAAAAATGATTTCATCGAGCTCTTCAATCGAGGAGGCAGCGCCGTCGATGTGAGCACCTGGTCGGTGCAATATGCCGCTGCCGCAGGTTCCTCGTGGCAGATAACGAACCTCTCTGGCGTCATCCAGCCGGGTCAGTATTATCTGGTCCAGGAGGCCCAGGGCGCGGGCGGTACCTTGCCTCTGCCAACCCCCGATGCCATTGGGAACATCCCCATGAGTGCCACTGCCGGCAAGGTGGCGCTCGTCTCCAATCAAACGACGCTCACTTGTGGTGCCGCCGCGGGCAATTGTTTTCCCAATACGGCGATCGTGGATTTTGTGGGATTCGGGAGTACAGCAAACAACTTCGAGGGAAGTGGTCCTACGGCGACGTTGAACAATACCACGGCCGCGCTGCGCAAATCAGGAGGATGCACAGACACGGATAACAATGCCTCCGATTTTTCGACAGGAGCTCCCACTCCACGCAACACCGCCTCTCCAATCAGCCTGTGCGCTGGTCCCACTGATCCGTCGGGCACCGGAGCGGCCACACCCGGTTCATTGACCGCCGGGAGTTCCACCCTGTTGACGGTGAAGGTCACGCCGGGCGCTAATCCAACCAGCACCGGAATTTCTGTGACTACCAATCTGCTTCTGATCGGCGGCTCGGCCGCACAGGCGTTGTCCGACGATGGAACCAACGGCGATGCCGTCGCGGGAGATCTCATTTTCTCCTATCAGGCAACGGTGGGCGGTAACATCACGCCGGGTTCCAAGACGCTCCCTGTGACGATTTCAGACGCGCAGTTGAGAAACGGAATTGCGTCCATCACCCTCGCCATCGAACCTCCGCTGACAGCCATCCATGATCTCCAGGGACCCGGTACGACCTCGCCCCATGTAGGTGAACTGGTTGCGACCCGCGGCGTCGTCACGGGAATCAAAAGCAACGGATTTTTCATTCAGATGCCGGACGCCGAAGTGGATGGCGATCCCAACACCTCCGAGGGGATCTTCATCTTCACGTCCAGCAACCCTTCGGCCTCGGTCTCGATCGGCGATTTGGTCAAGGTGACGGGGACAATCCAGGAATTCATCCCCTCTTCTGATCCGGTCAGCCCGCCCTTGACAGAAATTGCAGGGTCCCCGGTCTTCACCATTCTCTCCTCGGGGAATGCCCTGCCCAACCCGGTCACGCTCACCAGCACCGACACCACTCCATCGGGCGGCCTCGAACAGCTGGAGCGATTCGAAGGCATGCGCGTTCACGTGGACTCGTTGCTGGTTGTTGCGCCCACCGGCGGAAGCATCACTGAAGCCAGCGCGACCTCAACCTCGAGCGGCATTTTCTTTACGGTGATCGACGGCGTGGCCCGCCCCTTCACGGAGCCCGGCATTGAGGTCCCCGACCTGTTGCCGGCAGGTGCTCCCTGTTGTGTTCCGCGGTTCGACGGCAATCCCGAAAAGCTGCGTGTCGATAGTGACGGATTGCTCGGCGCCGCGCGGCTCGAAGCCACCAGCGGAGCCTTCCTCAACAATGTCAGCGGGGTGCTCGACTACGGTTCCCGCAGTTACACCCTCCTGCCTGATCCTGGAAACCAGACACAGGCGAGTGTTGCGGGGAATATCACCGCCCTTGCGGTGCCGGATGCTTGTCCCGCGGAATTCACTGTGGCCTCTTCCAACATGCAGCGTTTTTATGACACGGTCAACGATCCCTCGACCAGCGATGTCGCGCTCACGACCACTGCCTTCAATAACCGGCTCAACAAGGTCTCGCTCGCCATCCGCAATGTCATGAAGCTGCCCGACATTGTTGGCGTTGAGGAAATGGAGAATCTCTCGACGCTCCAGACCCTCGCCGACAAGGTCAACTCCGACGCCGTGGCCGCCGGTCTGGCCAGTCCGCAATACCAGGCCTTCCTCGCCGAAGGCAATGATGTCGGCGGGATTGACGTCGGATTTCTCGTCAAGGCAACGCGGGTCACGGTCATCGATGTGACGCAGGTGGGGAAGGATACCACCTACGATGATCCCAATAGTGGTCCGGCGATGCTGAACGACCGCCCGCCGCTCGTGCTGCGCGCGACCATTCAGCCCCCTGCCGGTCCCCCATTCCCCGTGACCGTCATTGTGAATCATCTCCGTTCGCTCTCTGGCATCGACGATCCCGTCGATGGAGTCCGCGTCCGCGCCAAGCGGGCCGCCCAGGCGGAGTTCCTGGCCCAGTTGATCCAGGACCACCAGGCGGCGGGAGAACGCGTGATTTCCGTGGGCGACTATAACTCGACCCAGTTCAGCGATGGCTATGTGGATGTCATCGGGACCGTCCTGGGAACGCCGGCTCCTTTTGACCAGGTACTCTTCGCCACGTCCGCCCTCGTGAATCCGACCCTCACGGACCTGGTCGATACGGTCGCTCCGGACCAGAAGTATTCCTACGTCTTCAACGGAAACGCCCAGGAGCTCGACCATATCCTGGTGACCGGGAATCTGCTCCCCTCTTTGAACGGGCTCTTTTATGGCCGCAACAACGCCGATTTCCCCGAGAGCTACCGCAACGATGCAAACCGTCCGGAACGCTTTTCGGACCACGACATTCCGGTGGGATTCTTCCAGATGCCGTTGTTGGTGAGCAACGCCTCGGTCGACCAATCGACGCTGTGGCCGCCCAATCACAAGCTGGTTCCCATCACCGTCAACTACACCCTCCAGAACCTGTGCACCACTCTTCGTACGGTGACCACGACGTTGAGTGTCACCAGCAATGAAGCCATCAACGGGACCGGAGACGGCAATACCGATCCCGATTGGGTCGTCGTCGATCCGCACCACGTGCTGCTGCGGTCGGAACGGGCCGGCACCGGCAACGGGCGGGTCTATACGATCACCATCAA
The window above is part of the Terriglobia bacterium genome. Proteins encoded here:
- a CDS encoding lamin tail domain-containing protein; translation: MRITPLSQRTTRRSRLVRTGAFAFLGLVLILSQLASPSPIQAASSSIVISQVYGGGGNSGATLKNDFIELFNRGGSAVDVSTWSVQYAAAAGSSWQITNLSGVIQPGQYYLVQEAQGAGGTLPLPTPDAIGNIPMSATAGKVALVSNQTTLTCGAAAGNCFPNTAIVDFVGFGSTANNFEGSGPTATLNNTTAALRKSGGCTDTDNNASDFSTGAPTPRNTASPISLCAGPTDPSGTGAATPGSLTAGSSTLLTVKVTPGANPTSTGISVTTNLLLIGGSAAQALSDDGTNGDAVAGDLIFSYQATVGGNITPGSKTLPVTISDAQLRNGIASITLAIEPPLTAIHDLQGPGTTSPHVGELVATRGVVTGIKSNGFFIQMPDAEVDGDPNTSEGIFIFTSSNPSASVSIGDLVKVTGTIQEFIPSSDPVSPPLTEIAGSPVFTILSSGNALPNPVTLTSTDTTPSGGLEQLERFEGMRVHVDSLLVVAPTGGSITEASATSTSSGIFFTVIDGVARPFTEPGIEVPDLLPAGAPCCVPRFDGNPEKLRVDSDGLLGAARLEATSGAFLNNVSGVLDYGSRSYTLLPDPGNQTQASVAGNITALAVPDACPAEFTVASSNMQRFYDTVNDPSTSDVALTTTAFNNRLNKVSLAIRNVMKLPDIVGVEEMENLSTLQTLADKVNSDAVAAGLASPQYQAFLAEGNDVGGIDVGFLVKATRVTVIDVTQVGKDTTYDDPNSGPAMLNDRPPLVLRATIQPPAGPPFPVTVIVNHLRSLSGIDDPVDGVRVRAKRAAQAEFLAQLIQDHQAAGERVISVGDYNSTQFSDGYVDVIGTVLGTPAPFDQVLFATSALVNPTLTDLVDTVAPDQKYSYVFNGNAQELDHILVTGNLLPSLNGLFYGRNNADFPESYRNDANRPERFSDHDIPVGFFQMPLLVSNASVDQSTLWPPNHKLVPITVNYTLQNLCTTLRTVTTTLSVTSNEAINGTGDGNTDPDWVVVDPHHVLLRSERAGTGNGRVYTITIKATDSKGNVATQAVTVTVGKDKK